In Polaribacter sp. L3A8, a genomic segment contains:
- a CDS encoding L-serine ammonia-lyase: MSQFISVFDMLKIGVGPSSSHTLGPWRAAEQWIRQLKENKKFHLVDAIRVDLYGSLSLTGKGHATDLAIQLGLTGADPEYVPIETIGGIINDIKNNEFLNFNGERNVSFQKSSIVFNREFLPFHANGITFRGFLKGEEISTQTYFSIGGGFIVQENDHLEEEIEINKKNFPFPINRAIQLEEYCEKENLLISDIVLLNELELNSAEHIDKELHRIWDTMLECMYTGCHTKGILPGGLNVKRRAFDTHQKLIKDTSYTNPKEWLTAIRSTEVKFREILKWVSCFALSVNEVNAALGRVVTAPTNGSAGVIPAVLMYYMVIENHEADFNHVKKFLLTAGEIGSIFKKNATISAAMGGCQAEIGVSSAMAAAALTELLGGSAAQCLSAAEIAMEHHLGLTCDPIGGLVQVPCIERNSMGAIKAIHAAEMALETNPKEALVHLDSVIDTMWETAKDMNKNYKETSEGGLAVTVRIVDC; encoded by the coding sequence ATGTCGCAATTTATTAGTGTTTTTGATATGCTCAAAATAGGGGTTGGTCCCTCAAGTTCTCATACGCTTGGACCTTGGCGCGCAGCCGAACAATGGATACGTCAATTAAAAGAAAATAAAAAATTTCATTTAGTTGATGCTATTCGGGTTGATTTATATGGCTCTCTTTCTTTAACTGGGAAAGGACATGCAACCGATTTGGCAATTCAGTTAGGATTAACGGGTGCAGATCCAGAATATGTGCCTATTGAAACTATTGGAGGGATTATTAATGACATTAAAAATAATGAGTTCCTTAATTTTAATGGAGAAAGAAATGTATCCTTTCAGAAATCTTCTATCGTTTTTAATAGAGAGTTTTTACCTTTTCATGCAAACGGAATTACTTTTCGTGGTTTTTTAAAAGGCGAAGAAATATCTACTCAAACTTATTTTTCTATTGGAGGAGGTTTTATTGTGCAAGAAAATGATCATTTAGAAGAAGAAATAGAAATCAATAAAAAGAATTTTCCTTTTCCTATTAATAGAGCTATTCAATTAGAGGAATATTGTGAAAAAGAAAATTTATTAATTTCTGATATTGTTCTTTTAAATGAATTAGAATTAAACTCTGCAGAACATATAGATAAAGAATTACATAGAATTTGGGATACCATGTTAGAATGTATGTATACAGGCTGTCATACCAAAGGGATTCTTCCTGGTGGTTTAAATGTAAAAAGACGTGCTTTTGATACTCATCAAAAATTAATAAAAGATACCAGTTATACAAATCCAAAAGAGTGGCTTACTGCTATAAGAAGTACAGAAGTTAAGTTTAGAGAGATTTTAAAATGGGTAAGTTGTTTTGCCCTTTCTGTAAATGAAGTAAATGCAGCTTTGGGTAGAGTAGTGACCGCACCAACAAACGGAAGTGCAGGGGTAATTCCTGCAGTTTTAATGTATTATATGGTGATAGAAAACCATGAGGCAGATTTTAATCATGTTAAAAAATTCTTATTAACGGCGGGAGAAATTGGTAGTATTTTTAAGAAAAATGCCACAATTTCTGCAGCAATGGGAGGTTGTCAGGCAGAAATAGGTGTTTCTTCTGCAATGGCAGCAGCGGCTTTAACAGAGTTGTTGGGGGGGTCTGCAGCGCAGTGTTTATCTGCCGCAGAAATAGCAATGGAGCACCATTTGGGTTTAACCTGTGATCCTATTGGAGGCTTGGTGCAAGTACCTTGTATAGAAAGAAATTCTATGGGTGCCATAAAAGCGATTCATGCCGCAGAAATGGCGCTAGAAACAAATCCTAAAGAAGCTTTGGTACATTTAGATAGCGTAATTGATACCATGTGGGAAACCGCTAAAGACATGAACAAAAATTATAAAGAAACTTCCGAAGGTGGTTTAGCAGTTACAGTTAGAATTGTAGATTGTTAA
- the dnaK gene encoding molecular chaperone DnaK yields the protein MSKIIGIDLGTTNSCVSVMEGNEPVVIPNAEGKRTTPSIVAFVEGGERKIGDPAKRQAVTNPTKTVYSIKRFMGNKFSESTKEAGRVPYKVVRGDNDTPRVDIDGRLYTPQEISAMVLQKMKKTAEDYLGTEVTEAVITVPAYFNDAQRQATKEAGEIAGLTVKRMINEPTAAALAYGLDKSNDDKKIAVFDFGGGTHDVSILELGDGVFEVLATAGDTHLGGDDVDEKIINWLAEEFKADEDLDLRKDPMSLQRLKEAAEKAKIELSSSASTEINLPYVTATASGPKHLVRTLSRSKFEQLIDDLVKRTIEPCQTALKNADLSIDEIDEVILVGGSTRIPAVQEAVEKFFKKAPSKGVNPDEVVALGAAIQGGVLSGDVKDVLLLDVTPLSLGIETMGNVFTKLIDANTTIPTKKSQVFSTAVDNQPSVEIHVLQGERAMAADNNTIGRFHLDGLPPAQRGVPQVEVTFDIDANGIIKVSALDKGTNKSHEIRIEASSGLSEEEIEKMKKDAEENADADKKAKETAEKINEADSMIFQTEKQLKEFGGKLSDDKKAPIEAALVELKAAHASQDLTLIDTALAKINESWQAASEEMAAQSGAGADAGAQQAQPEADAQGDNVEDVDFEEVK from the coding sequence ATGAGTAAAATAATTGGAATTGATTTAGGTACAACAAACTCTTGTGTTTCCGTAATGGAAGGTAATGAGCCAGTTGTAATTCCTAACGCTGAAGGAAAAAGAACAACACCATCTATTGTTGCCTTTGTTGAAGGAGGAGAACGTAAAATTGGAGACCCAGCTAAAAGACAAGCTGTAACAAACCCAACAAAAACTGTTTATTCTATTAAACGTTTTATGGGTAACAAATTTTCTGAATCTACTAAAGAAGCTGGAAGAGTTCCTTATAAAGTAGTAAGAGGAGATAATGATACACCTAGAGTAGATATCGATGGTCGTTTATATACGCCTCAAGAAATTTCTGCAATGGTGTTACAGAAAATGAAAAAAACTGCTGAAGATTATTTAGGAACTGAGGTTACTGAAGCAGTAATTACTGTACCAGCATACTTTAACGATGCACAAAGACAAGCTACAAAAGAAGCTGGTGAAATTGCAGGTTTAACAGTAAAAAGAATGATAAACGAACCAACAGCTGCTGCATTAGCTTATGGTTTAGACAAATCTAACGACGATAAAAAAATTGCTGTTTTTGATTTTGGTGGTGGAACACATGATGTTTCTATCTTAGAATTAGGAGATGGTGTTTTTGAAGTATTAGCTACAGCTGGAGATACACATTTAGGTGGTGATGATGTTGATGAAAAAATAATTAACTGGTTAGCAGAAGAGTTTAAAGCTGATGAAGATTTAGATTTACGTAAAGACCCAATGTCTTTACAACGTTTAAAAGAAGCTGCAGAAAAAGCAAAGATTGAATTATCTTCTTCTGCATCTACAGAAATTAACTTACCTTATGTTACTGCTACTGCTAGTGGACCAAAACACTTAGTAAGAACTTTATCTAGATCTAAATTTGAACAATTAATAGACGATTTAGTAAAAAGAACAATAGAGCCTTGTCAAACTGCTTTAAAAAATGCAGATTTATCTATTGATGAAATAGATGAAGTTATTTTAGTTGGTGGTTCTACAAGAATACCTGCTGTACAAGAAGCTGTTGAAAAATTCTTTAAAAAAGCGCCAAGTAAAGGTGTAAACCCTGATGAAGTTGTTGCTTTAGGAGCTGCTATTCAAGGTGGAGTTTTATCTGGAGATGTTAAAGATGTATTGTTATTAGACGTTACACCTTTATCTTTAGGTATTGAAACAATGGGTAATGTTTTCACAAAATTAATTGATGCAAATACTACTATTCCTACAAAAAAATCTCAAGTATTTTCTACAGCAGTAGACAATCAACCATCAGTAGAAATTCACGTATTACAAGGTGAAAGAGCTATGGCTGCAGATAACAATACTATTGGTCGTTTCCATTTAGATGGTTTACCTCCTGCACAAAGAGGTGTACCTCAAGTAGAAGTAACTTTTGACATTGATGCAAATGGTATTATTAAAGTTTCTGCTTTAGACAAAGGAACAAACAAATCTCACGAGATTAGAATCGAAGCTTCTTCTGGTTTATCTGAAGAAGAAATCGAAAAAATGAAGAAAGACGCAGAAGAAAATGCTGATGCTGATAAAAAAGCAAAAGAAACTGCAGAAAAAATCAACGAAGCAGATTCTATGATTTTTCAAACAGAAAAGCAATTAAAAGAATTTGGAGGTAAATTATCTGATGATAAAAAAGCTCCAATTGAAGCTGCTTTAGTTGAATTAAAAGCTGCTCACGCATCTCAAGACTTAACTTTAATTGATACTGCTTTAGCAAAAATTAACGAATCTTGGCAAGCTGCATCTGAAGAAATGGCTGCACAAAGTGGTGCTGGAGCTGATGCTGGTGCACAACAAGCGCAACCAGAAGCGGATGCTCAGGGAGACAATGTAGAAGATGTAGATTTTGAAGAAGTAAAGTAA
- a CDS encoding LytR/AlgR family response regulator transcription factor yields the protein MNTLNAIIIDDEINARENLRFLLNEFCKNVIIVAESKNVDEAVIQIKEHQPQLIFLDIEMPQKNGFQLLEAFDTINFQIIFITAYDQYAIKAFEFAALDYLLKPIDIERLKKAVKKASAIAIKNLTFDKLELLKSNRKKVKKIAIPYKSDYVILDLKNIFCIEADRMYAILYTEKGKKYVAAKKLSYYESLLCEENEFLRIHRSWIVNSNAIKMYSKKEKCIQLKNDIKIPVSKSYKEEFEAIFFT from the coding sequence ATGAACACATTAAATGCAATTATTATTGATGATGAAATTAATGCACGTGAAAACTTACGCTTTTTATTAAATGAATTTTGTAAAAATGTAATCATTGTTGCCGAGTCTAAAAACGTAGACGAAGCTGTTATTCAAATAAAAGAACATCAACCTCAACTTATTTTTTTAGATATAGAAATGCCTCAAAAAAATGGCTTTCAACTTTTAGAAGCTTTTGATACTATTAACTTTCAAATTATATTTATAACAGCTTATGATCAATATGCCATAAAAGCTTTTGAGTTTGCAGCTTTAGATTATTTATTAAAACCAATAGATATAGAAAGGCTTAAAAAAGCAGTAAAAAAAGCATCTGCAATAGCAATAAAAAATTTAACTTTTGATAAACTAGAATTACTTAAAAGCAATAGAAAAAAAGTAAAAAAAATTGCAATTCCTTATAAAAGTGATTATGTAATTTTAGATCTTAAAAACATTTTTTGCATAGAAGCAGATAGAATGTATGCTATACTTTACACCGAAAAAGGTAAAAAATATGTTGCCGCAAAAAAACTAAGTTATTATGAAAGTTTACTTTGTGAAGAAAACGAATTTTTAAGAATACATAGATCTTGGATTGTAAACAGTAATGCCATTAAAATGTATTCTAAAAAAGAAAAATGTATTCAACTTAAAAATGATATCAAAATCCCAGTAAGTAAAAGTTACAAAGAAGAATTTGAAGCTATTTTCTTCACTTAA
- a CDS encoding InlB B-repeat-containing protein, translating into MKKKILMLSLLISGFMNAQFPTSDIMVQYGFDNGNLVTDGVNGNNLTYTGTSYTEVNDRFGNAPTSALQLNGSNFSSNFSFPNTTTDTSLSFWVKTTTNSNDTKIILEKSARASVTAVGWGGLSIRLEEGKIRVEAGYQFTYYNGATSVVNHSILSNAVISDGDWHHIVVSIYNRSDNLGTSKGINNVIKIYVDGAIDSNDTKNNRPRTFQNRQLNVTNGHANGNLFVLGNLRNGAAPSNSRYEDVIDDVLVYKRLLTDAEINSIGDYNNFCKEISNSYLSATNITNTNMDVKISDTQTVDIAYHKASEPFSSATITTGVSGGSTISISNTVAETYNVYIRKNCGTGSFSTWSYPVVFKNLGLPTFVKSDATGNNDGSNWANAYTNLDNAITNTLAGEEIWMAAGIYKPHTSNRTVYYTINKKDLRIYGGFIGTETTRNQRDFIANKTILSGDLQANDVNVTDYANNYANTSRNADNSHHIINVTATGNNLLLDGLIISDAHNNLSATERGGAIVKEKTVAKLSIKNCIIKNNVSRNDNAGLIAEFELNNTSGDRGTLIIENSQFINNMSRWASGIYSFVRANTNVDITVANSLFNGNLAGDLSATVKGLGGSASWIRVIDNTSNVSLKLTNNTYVNNLDLGTDQSLNNFSRATVGISKQPGISSTFNATVNNCIFWDNTTVGGAKTRSITDLYKNPLNSLVVNNSIDSYNFNDDSISSKVATTTADPLFVSATDFSLQATSPAINTGNNIYFFGNTDILRNDRIFNTTIDIGAYEYGSPVSTSKILKINAVNGSVTSNPNPNPTNRAYNNGEVVALTATPNTGYQFDGWSGNATGTTNPINVTLDEDKIVTANFSQLKHTLTVTSTNGVVTSNPSPINGTYIHNTLVTLTATPNAGYQFDGWSGDVSGYTNSINVTMDAVKNITANFSTICILNTPDNNFKNALLNNATNIDLNNDGQIQCTEANAFSGALTITYKNITDLTGIEAFTKMTKFTVDRNKLTSIDLSNNTALVEIDCSQQAASLTTLILPQTTTLTKLVCFNNKLTALDLSNNPNLTEVNCRINQITSLNTTGLTKLTKLDAQINKITSLDLSTNTNLKELVCNENDLTAIDVSNNSSLTTLRLYKTLITSLDVSQNPVLTYLFIRNSKLINLNVANGNNSNFTYMGTDGNPDLTCIQIDASFTPASPVWNKDVTASYSTNCNATASIKDVNQINVSVFPNPISNLVTIQLDEKIKIGKILDLTGKEIKIFQKNKIDIHSISPGIYILKIETKSGKIAMKKIIKK; encoded by the coding sequence ATGAAGAAAAAAATACTTATGCTATCGCTATTAATTAGTGGTTTTATGAATGCTCAGTTTCCTACCTCCGATATTATGGTTCAATATGGGTTTGATAATGGAAATTTAGTTACAGACGGGGTAAACGGAAATAATTTAACGTACACAGGCACTTCTTATACAGAAGTTAATGATCGTTTTGGAAATGCTCCAACAAGTGCATTACAGCTTAACGGAAGCAACTTTAGCAGTAACTTCTCTTTTCCGAATACTACAACTGATACTAGCCTTAGTTTTTGGGTAAAAACAACAACAAACTCTAACGACACAAAAATTATTTTAGAGAAAAGTGCAAGAGCAAGTGTTACAGCTGTTGGTTGGGGCGGACTCTCTATAAGACTAGAAGAAGGTAAAATTAGAGTAGAAGCTGGTTATCAATTTACGTATTATAATGGTGCAACATCAGTAGTAAACCATAGTATTCTTTCTAATGCAGTAATTAGCGATGGTGATTGGCATCATATAGTTGTTTCAATTTATAATAGATCAGATAATCTTGGTACTAGTAAAGGTATAAATAATGTTATAAAAATTTATGTAGACGGTGCTATAGATAGCAACGACACAAAAAATAATCGTCCAAGGACTTTTCAAAACAGACAACTTAATGTAACCAACGGGCATGCAAATGGAAATCTTTTTGTACTTGGAAATTTAAGAAACGGTGCAGCTCCAAGTAATAGCAGATATGAAGATGTTATTGATGACGTACTTGTCTATAAAAGATTACTTACAGACGCAGAAATTAATAGTATTGGAGACTACAATAATTTCTGTAAAGAAATAAGTAACTCATACTTATCTGCAACTAACATTACAAATACAAATATGGATGTAAAAATTTCTGACACACAAACTGTAGATATTGCATACCATAAAGCCTCCGAACCTTTTTCAAGTGCAACTATTACTACAGGTGTTTCTGGCGGATCTACAATTTCTATTTCTAATACAGTAGCAGAAACTTATAATGTATATATTAGAAAAAATTGTGGAACAGGTAGCTTTTCTACATGGTCTTACCCAGTTGTATTTAAAAATTTAGGACTACCTACTTTTGTAAAATCTGATGCTACAGGTAATAACGATGGTAGTAACTGGGCAAATGCTTATACAAATTTAGACAATGCAATTACAAATACACTTGCAGGTGAAGAAATTTGGATGGCAGCTGGTATTTACAAACCTCATACTTCTAATAGAACTGTTTACTATACAATAAATAAAAAAGATTTAAGAATTTATGGTGGTTTTATAGGTACAGAAACAACACGTAATCAAAGAGATTTTATAGCAAACAAAACTATTTTATCTGGTGATTTACAAGCAAATGATGTTAACGTTACTGATTATGCAAATAATTATGCAAATACTTCTAGAAATGCAGATAATAGCCATCATATTATTAATGTTACTGCAACAGGAAATAATTTATTATTAGATGGTTTAATTATTAGTGATGCTCATAATAATTTAAGTGCTACAGAAAGAGGAGGTGCAATAGTTAAAGAAAAAACAGTAGCTAAATTAAGTATAAAAAACTGTATCATTAAAAACAATGTTTCTAGAAATGATAATGCAGGTTTAATAGCAGAATTCGAATTAAATAATACATCAGGAGATAGAGGTACTTTAATTATTGAAAACTCTCAATTTATTAACAATATGTCACGTTGGGCAAGTGGTATTTATAGTTTTGTAAGAGCCAATACAAATGTTGATATCACTGTAGCAAACTCTTTGTTTAATGGTAATTTAGCAGGAGATTTAAGTGCAACAGTAAAAGGACTAGGAGGAAGCGCATCTTGGATTAGAGTTATTGACAATACGTCTAACGTTTCACTAAAATTAACAAATAACACCTATGTAAACAATTTAGATTTAGGTACAGATCAATCATTAAACAATTTTAGTAGAGCTACAGTGGGTATAAGTAAACAACCCGGAATTAGTAGTACATTTAATGCGACTGTTAATAACTGCATTTTTTGGGATAATACTACAGTTGGTGGTGCAAAAACAAGATCTATTACAGATTTATACAAAAATCCTTTAAATTCGTTAGTTGTTAATAATTCTATTGATTCCTACAATTTTAATGATGATAGTATAAGTAGTAAAGTTGCAACAACTACAGCAGATCCATTATTTGTAAGTGCAACAGATTTTTCATTACAAGCAACATCACCTGCAATAAATACAGGAAATAACATTTATTTTTTCGGAAATACAGACATTTTAAGAAACGATAGAATATTTAACACAACAATAGATATAGGTGCTTATGAATATGGTTCGCCTGTTTCTACGTCAAAAATATTAAAAATAAATGCTGTAAATGGATCGGTAACTAGTAATCCAAATCCAAACCCTACAAACAGAGCTTATAATAATGGAGAGGTTGTAGCCTTAACAGCAACACCAAACACTGGATATCAATTTGATGGTTGGTCTGGAAATGCTACAGGAACTACAAACCCAATTAATGTTACTTTAGATGAAGATAAAATAGTTACAGCAAATTTTAGTCAACTAAAACATACATTAACTGTTACATCTACAAACGGAGTAGTAACAAGTAACCCATCTCCAATAAATGGCACTTATATTCATAACACTCTGGTTACCTTAACAGCAACACCAAATGCTGGATATCAATTTGATGGTTGGTCTGGAGATGTAAGTGGTTACACAAATTCTATTAATGTAACTATGGATGCCGTTAAAAATATAACAGCTAACTTTAGTACAATCTGTATTTTAAATACACCTGATAATAATTTTAAAAATGCATTATTAAATAATGCTACAAATATTGATTTAAATAATGATGGTCAAATACAATGTACAGAAGCAAATGCTTTTAGTGGAGCTTTAACTATAACTTATAAGAATATTACAGATTTAACAGGAATAGAGGCATTTACAAAAATGACCAAATTTACAGTAGACAGAAACAAATTAACTTCTATAGATTTATCTAATAACACCGCTTTAGTAGAAATAGATTGCTCGCAACAAGCCGCAAGTTTAACAACATTAATATTACCACAAACCACAACGTTAACTAAGTTAGTTTGTTTTAATAATAAATTAACTGCGCTAGATTTATCTAACAACCCTAATTTAACTGAGGTAAATTGCCGAATAAATCAAATAACATCTTTAAATACTACTGGATTAACAAAACTAACAAAATTAGATGCTCAAATAAATAAAATAACAAGTTTAGACCTTTCTACAAATACAAATTTAAAAGAATTGGTTTGTAATGAAAATGATCTTACTGCTATTGATGTTTCTAATAATTCATCATTAACAACTCTTCGACTTTATAAAACATTAATTACTAGTTTAGATGTATCTCAAAACCCTGTTTTAACTTATTTATTTATTAGAAATAGTAAATTAATCAATTTAAATGTAGCCAATGGTAATAATTCAAATTTTACTTATATGGGTACAGATGGAAACCCAGATTTAACTTGTATTCAAATAGATGCCAGTTTTACTCCAGCTTCACCAGTATGGAACAAAGATGTTACCGCTAGTTATAGTACAAACTGTAATGCAACAGCAAGCATTAAAGATGTCAATCAAATTAATGTTTCCGTCTTTCCAAATCCTATAAGTAATCTTGTTACCATTCAATTGGATGAAAAAATAAAAATTGGAAAAATTTTAGACCTAACAGGAAAAGAAATTAAAATATTTCAGAAAAATAAAATTGATATTCATAGTATTTCACCTGGAATATACATTCTAAAAATAGAAACTAAAAGTGGGAAAATTGCAATGAAAAAGATTATAAAAAAATAA
- the yaaA gene encoding peroxide stress protein YaaA, translating into MKIIISPAKSLDFESKVATSLHTQPRFLEQSEKLNKKLKTLSKKNLSDLMKISDDLSALNYDRNQTWKTPFTTENAKQAIYAFTGAVFKGIDVNSIAEEKLPLLQNNLRILSGLYGLLKPLDLIQPYRLEMGTKLKVGKTENLYKFWDNTVAHALNEELEDGELLVNLASTEYFKVIPKKVLKVPMITPIFKDFKNGEYKIVMTYAKIARGLMVRYIIENNVKTIEDLKGFNVDKYRFSEELSSENNLVFTR; encoded by the coding sequence ATGAAAATCATTATATCTCCAGCAAAATCTTTAGATTTTGAAAGTAAAGTAGCAACAAGTTTACATACACAACCTCGTTTTTTAGAACAGTCGGAAAAACTAAATAAAAAGCTAAAAACACTTTCTAAGAAAAATTTATCTGATTTAATGAAAATTTCTGATGATTTATCTGCCTTAAATTATGATAGAAATCAAACCTGGAAAACGCCTTTTACAACCGAAAATGCAAAACAAGCTATTTATGCATTTACCGGAGCCGTTTTTAAAGGAATTGACGTAAACTCTATAGCAGAAGAAAAACTACCATTACTACAAAATAATTTAAGAATTTTATCTGGGTTGTACGGTTTGTTAAAACCTTTAGATTTAATTCAGCCTTACCGATTAGAAATGGGAACCAAATTAAAAGTTGGTAAAACAGAAAACCTGTACAAATTCTGGGACAACACAGTTGCACATGCATTAAACGAAGAATTAGAAGATGGTGAATTACTAGTTAATTTAGCAAGTACAGAATACTTTAAAGTGATTCCTAAAAAGGTTTTAAAAGTACCAATGATTACTCCTATTTTTAAAGATTTTAAAAACGGAGAATATAAAATTGTAATGACCTATGCTAAAATAGCACGTGGACTTATGGTACGCTATATAATTGAGAATAACGTAAAAACCATTGAAGATTTAAAAGGCTTTAATGTTGATAAATATCGTTTTTCTGAAGAATTATCTTCTGAAAATAATTTGGTTTTTACAAGGTAA
- a CDS encoding DUF2853 family protein, which produces MSKFDEKVAQYSKFMDEKGLKYDSDLLKAVTKGLGPSIYKKDAETVSGSDAKELATVKNNFLIKKLGLADGPKLDEAIDKVVTAIGKSERNKYRAVVYYMLAVEFGKESIYK; this is translated from the coding sequence ATGAGTAAATTTGACGAGAAAGTAGCACAGTATTCTAAGTTTATGGATGAGAAAGGTTTAAAATACGATTCAGACTTATTAAAAGCGGTAACAAAAGGATTGGGGCCGTCTATTTATAAAAAAGATGCAGAAACGGTATCTGGTTCAGATGCAAAAGAATTGGCAACAGTTAAAAATAATTTTTTAATTAAAAAATTAGGTTTAGCAGACGGACCAAAATTAGATGAAGCAATAGATAAAGTGGTTACAGCAATCGGTAAATCTGAAAGAAATAAATATAGAGCTGTAGTATATTATATGCTTGCTGTTGAATTTGGTAAAGAATCTATATACAAATAA
- a CDS encoding sensor histidine kinase gives MFKKISQLISIGIFPDTLPSEIKKIKVLNYCTIVGLVNSFFFFLLEIILQQITLQSFLSFNLQLITLLTALFLQKNKKYISARLLFLIFGFFILFYNANFAYRGFYGEYMYILLPLISLFFFENKYFYFSILLVCIVSFYMPNLYLNIYPENYFGYINVVFLFIGSFVFVYYFKHQNKRNEDALEKAYSELEKRQKGELAHLQLKSLKAQMNPHFMFNAMNSIQSLVLKGDKYEAYNYLTKFSSLIRENLNMSEKSFVYFDEELSLLNKYLELEKLRFREDFEYEISNENEIGDIKIPSMIIQPFIENAIKHGLLHKTEGIKKVKIEFYLNHVFTCIITDNGIGLQASKEINKNNLNKETSFSTKAIQERLALLKSYYNADIGFTYQDVKKGTQVVLKIPFTK, from the coding sequence ATGTTTAAAAAAATTTCACAATTAATATCTATTGGTATTTTTCCTGATACTTTACCTTCAGAAATAAAAAAAATAAAAGTTTTAAATTACTGTACTATTGTTGGTTTGGTAAATTCGTTCTTCTTTTTTTTACTAGAAATTATTTTACAACAAATAACTCTTCAATCCTTTTTATCTTTTAATCTGCAATTAATTACATTATTAACAGCTCTTTTTCTTCAGAAAAACAAAAAATACATTTCTGCCAGATTACTTTTCTTAATCTTTGGTTTTTTTATCCTTTTTTATAACGCAAACTTTGCTTACAGAGGTTTTTATGGTGAATATATGTATATTTTATTACCCCTAATTTCTTTATTTTTCTTTGAAAACAAATACTTCTACTTTTCTATTTTATTAGTTTGTATTGTTTCCTTTTATATGCCAAACTTATATTTAAACATATATCCTGAAAATTATTTTGGTTACATAAATGTGGTATTTCTATTTATTGGTTCATTTGTATTTGTCTATTATTTTAAACATCAAAACAAACGAAACGAAGACGCTTTGGAAAAAGCATACTCTGAATTAGAAAAAAGACAAAAAGGGGAGCTTGCTCATTTACAATTAAAATCTTTAAAAGCACAAATGAATCCTCATTTTATGTTTAATGCCATGAACTCCATACAAAGTTTAGTTTTAAAAGGCGACAAATATGAAGCCTATAATTATCTTACTAAATTTTCATCATTAATTAGAGAGAATTTAAACATGAGTGAAAAAAGTTTTGTTTATTTTGATGAAGAATTATCACTCTTAAATAAGTACTTAGAACTAGAGAAATTACGCTTTAGAGAAGATTTTGAATACGAAATTAGTAACGAAAATGAGATTGGAGATATTAAAATTCCTTCTATGATTATTCAACCTTTTATAGAAAACGCCATAAAACATGGCTTACTTCATAAAACAGAAGGTATTAAAAAAGTGAAAATTGAATTTTATTTGAACCATGTATTTACCTGTATCATAACAGATAATGGTATTGGCCTGCAAGCATCCAAAGAAATAAACAAAAACAACCTTAATAAAGAAACATCATTCTCTACAAAGGCAATACAAGAACGATTGGCTTTATTAAAAAGCTACTACAATGCAGATATCGGTTTTACATACCAAGATGTTAAAAAAGGCACGCAAGTGGTTTTAAAAATCCCTTTTACAAAATAA